One window from the genome of Nitrospira defluvii encodes:
- a CDS encoding tetratricopeptide repeat protein, translated as MIGLWLLLCWLLPSALSSSAASPASGAPTSSPNQLSGHELLRIGEIHDQQEHFPETLTYYQLALSKFREKKQSQGVATALMKIARVQERQGKLQEAYASLQEAVPLFAQTADRSAQAEALLSTGRVAAQLGQREVSREALTQAAALFTRVRNARGRNDTLVQLGLLHVVDGETEAGLSALQQAAEEARNRRHVEQQFTATVALGDAHWLLGHMNDARTHYVEALALAEAEHHLPFEGMLKLRLARLDEGKDSLTDRLALAKRALLIAQSIRDPAGEADAWSLIADLHRQLGQQAEADQADARAIAIYRSRELFVHGVR; from the coding sequence ATGATTGGTTTGTGGTTACTCCTGTGCTGGCTCCTGCCGTCCGCGCTCTCGTCGTCCGCTGCGTCACCGGCGTCAGGCGCCCCGACCTCCTCTCCTAACCAGCTTTCAGGCCATGAATTGCTGCGCATCGGCGAGATCCACGATCAGCAGGAGCACTTCCCCGAGACCTTGACCTATTACCAGCTGGCCCTGTCGAAGTTCCGGGAGAAAAAACAGTCCCAGGGCGTTGCCACGGCTTTGATGAAGATCGCACGAGTCCAAGAGCGCCAGGGCAAGCTCCAAGAAGCCTATGCCTCGCTGCAGGAGGCCGTGCCGTTGTTTGCTCAGACAGCCGATCGCTCCGCGCAGGCCGAGGCGCTGCTGTCCACGGGGCGCGTGGCGGCGCAACTGGGACAACGCGAGGTCTCACGCGAAGCCCTCACCCAGGCTGCCGCGCTCTTTACACGTGTGCGAAATGCCAGGGGACGGAACGATACGCTGGTGCAACTAGGGCTGTTACACGTGGTCGATGGCGAGACCGAGGCCGGGCTCTCAGCGTTGCAGCAGGCGGCAGAAGAGGCCCGCAACCGGCGGCATGTCGAGCAACAATTCACCGCCACAGTCGCGCTCGGCGACGCCCATTGGCTGCTGGGACATATGAATGACGCGCGGACCCATTACGTCGAGGCGCTGGCCCTCGCCGAAGCGGAACATCACCTGCCGTTCGAAGGGATGCTCAAACTCCGACTTGCCAGGCTTGACGAGGGCAAAGACTCGCTCACCGATCGTCTCGCGCTGGCGAAACGTGCCCTGTTGATCGCGCAATCGATCCGCGACCCCGCCGGTGAGGCTGATGCCTGGTCGCTCATTGCCGACCTCCATCGACAATTGGGACAGCAGGCCGAGGCCGACCAAGCCGATGCACGGGCCATCGCGATCTATCGCAGCCGGGAACTCTTCGTCCACGGTGTCCGGTAG
- a CDS encoding AEC family transporter, translating to MPATLQAFIAIFVVGATLRASGLLGKPHAERLASFVFSISLPATIVVSLDHIVVAPNAWKLPIAACLVTVSMLLCAWPLARLLHLPRVSQGGFLLGTGCINSVYFAYPVVLGTFGESGLAHAILFDLGQTTLTLTVLYAIAVWHGTKEATLRYALVRFISSPPLWALGISLLCSVAEWHLPTWLREVLTPVHLTTTPLASLVLGLSINFTALRRTWLLALLGVAMRMLGGCFLGLAVTEVLHLTGMERAIAILIAAMPSAVTAVIFATNTGLDEDLVTSIVALSICCGVALLPFLPHLMSLLAT from the coding sequence ATGCCCGCCACGCTCCAAGCCTTCATCGCCATCTTTGTGGTCGGCGCCACACTTCGTGCCTCGGGACTTCTGGGGAAGCCCCATGCGGAACGGCTCGCCTCGTTCGTGTTTTCGATCAGCCTCCCGGCGACCATTGTCGTGTCACTCGATCACATCGTCGTGGCTCCCAACGCCTGGAAACTGCCCATCGCCGCTTGCCTGGTCACCGTCTCCATGTTGCTGTGCGCCTGGCCGCTGGCGCGCCTCCTCCACCTGCCGCGCGTGTCGCAAGGTGGATTCCTGCTCGGCACCGGTTGCATTAATTCGGTCTACTTCGCCTACCCCGTGGTACTCGGCACATTCGGCGAGAGCGGCCTCGCGCACGCGATCCTTTTCGATTTGGGCCAAACCACGCTGACACTCACGGTGCTCTATGCCATTGCCGTGTGGCACGGGACCAAGGAGGCCACCCTTCGATATGCACTCGTTCGATTTATCTCCTCGCCACCGTTATGGGCGCTCGGCATCAGTCTCCTGTGTTCGGTGGCGGAGTGGCATCTCCCAACCTGGCTCCGTGAGGTGTTGACGCCCGTTCACTTGACGACGACACCCCTGGCAAGCCTGGTCCTGGGCCTGTCGATCAATTTCACCGCCCTCCGCCGCACCTGGCTCCTGGCACTGCTCGGCGTGGCGATGCGGATGCTTGGCGGCTGCTTCTTGGGACTGGCCGTCACTGAGGTCTTACACCTCACAGGCATGGAGCGTGCGATCGCCATCCTGATCGCGGCGATGCCGTCGGCCGTTACCGCAGTGATCTTTGCCACCAACACAGGGCTTGATGAAGATCTGGTTACCTCGATCGTGGCACTCTCGATCTGCTGCGGCGTCGCCCTGCTTCCATTCCTCCCCCACCTCATGAGCCTACTGGCGACCTGA
- a CDS encoding TCR/Tet family MFS transporter, producing the protein MTHRQPSPHPRQAAIAFILVTVVLDMLSFGIIIPVLPKLVEEFLGGDTPSAAEIYGLMGTAWALMQFVCSPIQGSLSDRFGRRPVVLLSNLGLGLDFILMALAPNVSWLFAGRVISGIASSSFSTAGAYIADVTPPDKRAAAFGMMGASFGLGFVLGPAVGGLLGAVDPRWPFWGAAATSLLNACYGFLVLPESLPVEKRAPFRWRRANPVGALILLRSHHELFGLATTNFLMNLAHAVLPSVAVLYLGYRYGWGPSAVGFTLAGVGVCAMIVQGTLVRPITARLGERRTLLLGLLAGATGFAIYGLAPTPLIYCFGIPVMAFWGLAAPSSQVFMTRRVSPSEQGQLQGAIASLTGIAGLLGPTLFTQTFAAFIGPQADWHLPGAPYLLSTLLLLIGAGTAWRATRSS; encoded by the coding sequence ATGACGCACAGGCAGCCCTCCCCTCACCCGCGACAAGCGGCGATTGCGTTTATTCTCGTCACGGTCGTCCTCGACATGTTGTCGTTCGGGATCATCATTCCCGTCTTACCGAAACTGGTAGAGGAGTTCTTAGGGGGCGACACGCCGAGTGCGGCCGAAATTTACGGCCTCATGGGCACGGCATGGGCGCTGATGCAGTTTGTCTGTTCGCCGATCCAGGGCTCGCTGTCCGATCGATTCGGTCGACGCCCGGTCGTCCTGCTGTCGAACCTCGGGTTGGGCCTTGATTTCATTCTCATGGCGCTGGCGCCGAATGTGTCCTGGCTCTTCGCCGGACGGGTGATTTCCGGTATCGCCTCATCGAGCTTCAGCACAGCGGGCGCGTACATCGCCGACGTGACGCCTCCAGACAAACGGGCTGCGGCGTTCGGCATGATGGGTGCGTCCTTCGGACTTGGTTTCGTCTTGGGCCCGGCCGTGGGCGGGCTTTTGGGAGCCGTCGATCCACGCTGGCCGTTTTGGGGGGCGGCGGCGACCAGTCTGCTCAATGCGTGCTACGGGTTTCTTGTGTTGCCGGAATCGCTTCCGGTCGAAAAACGGGCTCCCTTCCGGTGGCGCCGGGCCAATCCGGTCGGCGCGTTGATCCTCCTGCGCTCCCATCACGAACTCTTCGGTCTGGCGACGACAAATTTCCTGATGAACTTGGCGCACGCGGTGCTCCCCAGCGTGGCGGTGCTGTATCTGGGGTATCGGTATGGATGGGGGCCGTCGGCGGTGGGGTTCACGTTGGCCGGAGTCGGGGTCTGTGCCATGATCGTTCAGGGAACGTTGGTGCGGCCGATTACGGCGCGTCTGGGAGAACGTAGGACCTTGCTCCTCGGGCTCCTGGCCGGGGCGACCGGGTTTGCGATTTATGGGTTGGCCCCCACCCCGCTCATCTACTGTTTCGGCATTCCGGTGATGGCATTCTGGGGGCTTGCGGCGCCTTCATCGCAAGTGTTCATGACGCGCCGTGTGAGCCCGTCTGAACAGGGACAATTACAGGGCGCGATCGCCAGCCTCACCGGAATCGCCGGGTTGCTTGGGCCCACGCTGTTCACCCAGACCTTTGCGGCCTTCATCGGTCCGCAAGCCGACTGGCACCTGCCCGGTGCGCCCTATCTGCTCTCGACGTTGTTGCTGTTGATCGGGGCGGGAACCGCGTGGCGCGCCACGCGATCCAGCTGA
- a CDS encoding type II toxin-antitoxin system RelE family toxin yields the protein MLELSTTTTFDALFAKLPKAIQRKAASKTDLFRENPFYPSLHTEKLRPKHHEVWSFRIDRSYRVVFKFLGPNHVELRYIGHHHSIYDYDMFK from the coding sequence ATGCTCGAGCTCTCGACAACCACAACCTTCGACGCCCTGTTTGCCAAGCTTCCAAAGGCGATCCAACGTAAGGCCGCTTCCAAAACGGATCTCTTCCGGGAGAATCCGTTTTACCCTTCACTCCATACAGAGAAGCTCCGCCCCAAACATCATGAAGTCTGGAGCTTTCGCATTGATCGATCCTATCGTGTCGTCTTTAAATTCCTCGGCCCAAACCACGTGGAACTCCGATACATCGGCCACCACCACTCAATCTACGATTACGACATGTTTAAGTAG
- a CDS encoding transporter → MNPAGRQVAGLLALILLLWQAMPARALDHDNLDPNRPIGMEDAYAVPKGEIGLEGGVRFNDRREGRTQVTFQPQIIYGAFDNTQIEIQGDLFTDPRSIVGANKSGDLHLGVLYNFNTETLTLPAMALRAEVDLPTGVNSKGVDTQLTGILTRSFGRLRVHLNAGYTVLGSPQGQERSGAYRGVAAVSYPLGYPNSFRDTLIASIYSRQSDLRGQQNHTGIEVGIRHQLTSRVVLDGGLGTEFLGPAERAALLGTVGLSVGF, encoded by the coding sequence TTGAATCCTGCGGGACGACAGGTGGCCGGGCTGTTGGCCCTGATTCTGCTTCTATGGCAAGCGATGCCCGCGCGGGCGTTGGATCATGACAATCTGGACCCCAATCGTCCTATCGGAATGGAAGATGCCTATGCCGTTCCCAAAGGAGAAATCGGGCTGGAAGGCGGAGTGCGCTTCAACGACCGCCGGGAAGGCCGCACGCAGGTGACGTTTCAACCGCAAATCATCTACGGCGCGTTCGACAACACGCAAATTGAAATTCAGGGGGATCTGTTCACCGATCCACGCTCCATCGTGGGCGCCAACAAGTCCGGGGATCTCCATCTCGGTGTCCTCTACAACTTCAATACCGAGACGCTGACCCTCCCGGCCATGGCCCTGCGTGCGGAGGTCGATCTGCCGACCGGCGTGAACTCGAAGGGAGTGGATACGCAACTCACCGGAATTCTGACCCGGTCGTTCGGCCGCCTGCGGGTGCATCTCAATGCGGGGTACACCGTGCTTGGCTCGCCACAAGGGCAGGAGCGCTCCGGCGCCTATCGGGGCGTCGCGGCCGTCAGTTATCCGTTGGGGTATCCGAACAGCTTCCGCGACACGCTTATCGCCAGTATCTATTCCAGACAATCTGACTTGCGCGGGCAACAGAATCACACCGGAATCGAGGTAGGCATCCGGCATCAACTGACCTCGCGCGTCGTACTCGACGGCGGCCTCGGCACCGAATTCCTCGGGCCTGCCGAGCGGGCGGCGTTGCTGGGGACCGTAGGCCTGTCAGTCGGATTCTAA
- a CDS encoding tetratricopeptide repeat protein yields the protein MGPAGRCAGSIVALCSLLLAVACGDASVDAYCEANGKGNRETLELLTRLLDQKRNQTGLYLARARCYYVLGSYAQAQQDASEVIRRLPDRPEAYLIRAKAGKMLGRIPQALDDYSTSIRLRPTAEAYYGRGLTYMRDYQGKDREALEDFTAAIRLDGTHVGAHAFRAQIYSRHEQYQNALGDSEQVLKLDPATPNAYCNVGFAHYALGHDAQGRKFLNICYQKDPDPQTRGYYETEVNKVLHARRPRKNFGGSDVAKGREKTPYDREMERQQNVYESLRNSGFNDRAEACRMDGSKC from the coding sequence ATGGGACCAGCCGGTCGTTGTGCGGGCAGTATCGTCGCGCTGTGCAGTCTCCTCTTGGCGGTGGCCTGCGGCGATGCCTCGGTGGATGCCTACTGCGAAGCCAACGGCAAGGGCAACCGGGAGACCCTTGAACTCCTCACCCGTCTCCTCGACCAAAAACGCAACCAGACCGGCCTCTATCTCGCACGTGCTCGCTGTTATTATGTGCTCGGCTCCTATGCCCAAGCGCAGCAGGACGCATCGGAGGTCATTCGCCGCCTGCCCGATAGGCCTGAGGCTTATCTGATTCGCGCCAAGGCCGGGAAGATGCTCGGCCGGATTCCGCAGGCGCTGGACGACTATTCGACATCGATTCGCCTCCGTCCGACTGCGGAAGCCTATTATGGCCGCGGATTGACGTACATGCGGGATTATCAGGGGAAGGATCGCGAAGCCCTGGAGGATTTTACCGCCGCCATTCGTCTGGACGGCACACATGTCGGTGCCCACGCATTTCGCGCTCAAATCTACAGCCGCCACGAGCAGTATCAGAACGCCCTCGGGGATTCGGAGCAGGTGCTCAAGCTCGATCCCGCCACGCCGAATGCCTACTGCAACGTCGGATTCGCCCATTACGCATTGGGGCACGACGCACAAGGGCGCAAATTTCTGAACATCTGCTATCAAAAGGATCCGGATCCCCAAACGCGTGGCTATTATGAGACCGAAGTGAACAAGGTTTTGCATGCGCGGAGGCCCAGGAAGAATTTCGGCGGGAGTGACGTCGCCAAAGGCCGGGAGAAGACGCCCTACGATCGGGAAATGGAGCGGCAACAGAACGTCTACGAAAGCCTGCGCAACTCAGGCTTCAACGACCGGGCAGAGGCTTGTCGGATGGATGGATCGAAATGTTGA